One region of Streptomyces capillispiralis genomic DNA includes:
- a CDS encoding transglycosylase SLT domain-containing protein, giving the protein MPAHGQHRRSGARRLVRSLAVAGTGVAVVALPLFGATSASAQTTTAATATTAYPDNLDGWIRESLSVMAQHGIPGSYEAIHRNIMRESSGNPAAINLWDSNAAAGTPSKGLLQVIDPTFQAYHVPGTPFDPYDPVANITAACNYAADRYGSIDNVFGAY; this is encoded by the coding sequence ATGCCCGCACACGGTCAGCACCGCCGCTCCGGCGCCCGCCGCCTCGTCCGCTCCCTCGCCGTCGCCGGTACCGGCGTCGCCGTGGTCGCCCTGCCGCTGTTCGGCGCCACCAGCGCCTCCGCGCAGACCACGACGGCCGCCACGGCCACCACGGCCTACCCGGACAACCTCGACGGCTGGATCCGCGAGTCCCTGTCCGTCATGGCGCAGCACGGCATCCCGGGCAGCTACGAGGCCATCCACCGCAACATCATGCGCGAGTCCTCCGGCAACCCGGCCGCCATCAACCTCTGGGACTCGAACGCCGCCGCCGGCACCCCGTCGAAGGGCCTGCTCCAGGTCATCGACCCGACCTTCCAGGCGTACCACGTGCCCGGCACCCCCTTCGACCCGTACGACCCGGTCGCCAACATCACGGCGGCCTGCAACTACGCCGCCGACCGCTACGGCTCGATCGACAACGTCTTCGGCGCGTACTGA